The Metabacillus litoralis genome contains a region encoding:
- a CDS encoding AI-2E family transporter gives MRDNQIKWLLRITILLLGLLTVFVFFKLYSIWAPFFLMFKAIFIPFLISAFITYLLHPVIEKLHRTGMPRPISILIIYLLFFGLLGYGFYKGVPVLVNQLRDLSENFPQFSATYNRWIDSIHDQTDRWPDGIHDRIERMFEQTEEWLALTIERVINSLRSLFDYVLLLAIIPFLVFYMLKDYDQIKKAGWYLTPRRWRNEAIQFLKDIDHSLGSYIRGQLFVCLIIGTVAFLSLWFFHVKYPLILGLLIGVTNIIPYFGPVIGAVPALIIAATMSTKTVIIVVIIIFGLQFIEGNILGPLIVGKSLHMHPIVIMLALLAGGEIAGVVGLMLAVPIVVILRVVIVHLAQFRRQH, from the coding sequence ATGAGAGACAATCAAATAAAATGGTTGTTGCGGATTACCATTTTATTATTAGGCTTGTTAACAGTATTTGTGTTTTTTAAGCTATATTCTATTTGGGCTCCGTTTTTTCTAATGTTTAAAGCTATTTTTATCCCTTTTCTTATTAGTGCATTTATAACATATTTACTGCATCCGGTCATAGAAAAGCTACATCGAACTGGAATGCCGAGACCCATTTCAATATTAATCATTTATTTATTATTTTTTGGTTTGCTAGGATACGGTTTTTATAAAGGTGTACCTGTATTGGTTAATCAATTACGAGATTTATCTGAAAACTTCCCACAGTTCTCAGCAACTTACAACAGATGGATTGATTCTATTCATGATCAAACAGACCGTTGGCCAGATGGAATACATGATCGAATTGAACGGATGTTTGAGCAGACAGAAGAGTGGTTAGCATTAACAATCGAAAGAGTGATCAATAGCTTAAGGAGCTTATTTGATTATGTGCTTCTTCTTGCGATTATCCCGTTTTTAGTTTTTTATATGTTGAAAGATTATGATCAAATTAAAAAAGCTGGTTGGTATCTTACCCCGCGAAGATGGAGAAATGAAGCGATTCAATTTCTAAAAGATATAGATCATTCATTAGGAAGCTATATTCGTGGCCAGCTGTTTGTTTGTTTGATCATTGGAACAGTTGCATTTTTATCTCTTTGGTTTTTTCATGTGAAATATCCATTAATACTTGGCTTATTAATTGGTGTAACAAATATCATCCCTTATTTTGGACCAGTGATTGGAGCGGTACCAGCCTTAATTATTGCTGCTACAATGTCAACAAAAACAGTCATTATAGTAGTGATCATCATTTTTGGGCTGCAATTTATAGAAGGAAATATTCTAGGGCCCTTAATAGTTGGGAAAAGCCTCCATATGCATCCAATCGTCATTATGTTAGCCTTATTGGCTGGTGGAGAAATAGCGGGTGTTGTAGGATTAATGCTCGCTGTTCCTATTGTAGTCATTTTAAGGGTTGTTATTGTTCACCTGGCACAATTTAGACGACAACATTGA
- a CDS encoding YrzQ family protein, protein MNRTLTSLITMGVGAAAYHLSRNTNMMNNRSMKKMRKRVMKMF, encoded by the coding sequence TTGAATCGAACTTTAACCTCATTAATAACTATGGGTGTAGGGGCAGCAGCATATCATTTATCACGTAATACAAACATGATGAATAATCGTTCTATGAAGAAAATGAGAAAACGTGTTATGAAAATGTTTTAA
- a CDS encoding PRC-barrel domain-containing protein: protein MRTFSKLKGLPVYCSSSADLLGHVTNVCLSSKGFILGLMMDGKGLFQRDRFVPLDSIYAVGDNGVMVEERDKLLSIHEMKKQYTYNTYDDLCNKAVLTKEGEKLGLLEDVYFSEKMDTIEAYELTDGFFADIAEGKKVVKASGEPLSIGKDAIVIELY from the coding sequence TTGCGGACATTTTCGAAGCTAAAGGGACTTCCAGTATATTGTAGCAGTAGTGCGGACCTTCTTGGTCATGTAACGAATGTTTGCTTATCTTCCAAGGGATTTATACTCGGACTTATGATGGACGGCAAGGGCCTTTTTCAGCGTGATCGCTTTGTTCCTCTTGATTCAATTTATGCAGTAGGAGACAACGGCGTTATGGTTGAAGAAAGAGACAAGCTTCTATCAATACATGAAATGAAAAAACAATATACGTATAACACTTATGATGATCTTTGTAATAAAGCAGTTCTCACCAAAGAAGGGGAAAAGCTTGGATTATTAGAAGACGTATATTTTTCAGAAAAAATGGACACAATTGAGGCATACGAACTGACGGACGGATTTTTTGCTGACATCGCTGAAGGTAAAAAGGTGGTTAAGGCTTCCGGTGAACCACTATCGATTGGCAAAGATGCGATCGTCATTGAACTTTATTAA
- the recD2 gene encoding SF1B family DNA helicase RecD2, whose translation MQESADLFGEKERYVKGLVKVVIFHNEQNLYSVLKVRVHETSEDIEDKEITVTGYFPLLHEDDTYTFFGSFTNHPKFGLQFQTEHFRKEIPQTKEGIIQYLSSDLFKGIGKKTAEAIVEKLGESAISKILQNPSILDDIPKVNKDKAKQLVDALISHQGLEQIMIALNQFGFGPQLAMKIYQTYQDETLTIIQENPYQLVQDVEGIGFVRADELGEHLGISGKSAERIKAACHYNVEHLCLQEGHVYVTTEQLIVKTKELLDHSKKETIHESDIANEIIALGKEGKMIVEENRAYLPSLYFAEQGLVKNINKILDQTEYEDLFPESEFLLSLGNLEERMNVQYAPTQKDAIQKALMSPMLLLTGGPGTGKTTVIKGIVELYSDLHGCSLDPKDYKKEEPFPIVLVAPTGRAAKRMSEATGMPAVTIHRLLKWNGADGFEHDEENPIAGKLLIIDEVSMVDIWIANQLFKALPKEIQVIMVGDEDQLPSVGPGQVLRDLLASQVIPTVRLTDIYRQAEGSSIIELAHDIKEGRLPQNIAAPTSDRSFIRCSQVQMKEVIGKIIQSALKKGYTARDIQILAPMYRGPAGIDQLNKLLQELFNPKASGKRELKFGDVVYRNGDKVLQLVNQPDSNVFNGDIGEIVSIFYAKENTEKEDMIVVSFDGNEVTYTKQDFNQFTHAFCCSIHKSQGSEFPIVIMPIVKGYYRMLRRNLIYTAVTRSKKSLVLCGELDALEWGIKNNESSERQTSLMLKLGADQIKDLELDELQKQLPFPLEDANIGMENLTPYDFMEASEI comes from the coding sequence ATGCAGGAGAGTGCAGATTTATTTGGAGAAAAAGAGCGCTATGTCAAAGGACTAGTTAAGGTTGTTATCTTTCATAATGAACAAAATCTTTATTCAGTGCTAAAAGTAAGAGTACATGAAACGAGTGAAGATATAGAAGATAAAGAAATAACTGTTACTGGTTACTTTCCCCTCCTGCATGAAGATGATACCTACACTTTTTTTGGGTCGTTTACAAATCATCCTAAGTTTGGACTACAATTTCAAACCGAACATTTTCGAAAGGAAATTCCTCAAACAAAAGAAGGGATCATACAATATCTTTCAAGTGATCTTTTTAAAGGTATCGGAAAAAAAACAGCGGAAGCAATCGTTGAAAAATTGGGTGAATCCGCTATTTCGAAAATTTTACAAAACCCCTCCATTTTGGATGATATTCCTAAGGTGAATAAAGATAAAGCAAAACAATTGGTTGATGCGCTAATTTCTCATCAAGGTCTTGAGCAAATCATGATTGCGCTAAATCAGTTTGGATTTGGTCCACAGCTTGCGATGAAGATCTATCAAACTTACCAAGATGAAACATTAACCATCATTCAGGAGAATCCTTATCAATTGGTACAGGATGTAGAAGGAATTGGTTTTGTTCGCGCTGATGAGCTTGGAGAACACCTTGGTATTTCGGGGAAAAGTGCTGAACGTATTAAAGCAGCTTGTCATTACAATGTCGAGCACCTTTGCCTACAGGAAGGTCATGTTTATGTGACAACTGAGCAACTAATTGTTAAAACAAAGGAACTCCTTGATCACTCTAAGAAAGAAACCATTCACGAGTCTGATATTGCAAATGAGATCATTGCACTAGGTAAAGAGGGGAAAATGATTGTTGAAGAAAACCGTGCTTACCTTCCATCACTCTATTTTGCTGAACAGGGATTGGTGAAAAATATTAATAAGATCCTTGATCAAACAGAATACGAGGATTTATTTCCTGAATCTGAATTTTTATTATCTCTGGGGAACCTCGAGGAAAGAATGAATGTGCAGTATGCACCAACACAAAAAGATGCTATTCAGAAGGCGCTAATGTCACCAATGTTACTACTAACTGGAGGCCCTGGTACAGGAAAAACAACCGTTATAAAAGGGATTGTAGAATTGTATTCAGATTTACATGGATGTTCTCTTGATCCTAAAGATTACAAAAAGGAAGAGCCTTTTCCAATTGTACTCGTAGCTCCAACAGGGAGAGCGGCAAAACGTATGAGTGAAGCCACAGGAATGCCGGCGGTCACGATTCACCGTCTTTTAAAATGGAATGGTGCGGATGGTTTTGAACACGATGAAGAAAACCCGATTGCAGGCAAACTTCTGATCATTGATGAGGTCTCAATGGTTGATATATGGATTGCCAACCAATTATTTAAAGCTTTGCCTAAAGAAATTCAGGTTATCATGGTAGGCGATGAGGATCAGCTTCCTTCAGTTGGTCCTGGTCAAGTGCTTCGTGATTTATTGGCCTCTCAAGTGATACCAACGGTTCGTCTGACAGATATTTACCGTCAGGCAGAGGGATCTTCTATTATTGAACTTGCCCACGATATAAAGGAAGGAAGACTTCCACAAAATATTGCGGCACCAACTTCGGACCGTTCGTTTATTAGATGCTCACAAGTTCAGATGAAAGAAGTCATAGGTAAAATCATACAAAGTGCACTGAAAAAAGGATATACAGCGAGAGATATACAAATCCTGGCACCAATGTATAGAGGACCTGCTGGTATTGATCAGCTAAATAAATTACTTCAAGAGCTTTTTAATCCAAAAGCATCTGGTAAAAGAGAATTGAAGTTCGGGGATGTTGTGTACCGAAATGGTGATAAAGTACTGCAGCTCGTGAATCAGCCAGATAGCAACGTATTTAATGGAGATATTGGAGAGATTGTATCCATTTTTTATGCAAAAGAAAATACCGAAAAAGAAGATATGATCGTAGTTTCATTCGATGGTAATGAAGTAACGTATACGAAACAAGATTTTAATCAATTTACGCATGCCTTTTGTTGCTCCATTCATAAATCACAAGGAAGTGAGTTTCCAATTGTGATTATGCCTATTGTTAAAGGATACTATCGAATGCTAAGACGAAACTTAATTTATACAGCAGTAACAAGAAGTAAAAAATCTCTTGTTTTATGTGGGGAGTTAGATGCTTTAGAGTGGGGCATTAAAAATAATGAAAGTTCCGAAAGACAAACAAGCTTAATGTTAAAGCTTGGAGCGGATCAAATAAAAGATCTAGAACTTGATGAATTACAAAAACAATTGCCATTCCCTCTTGAGGATGCAAATATTGGCATGGAAAACCTTACACCGTATGACTTTATGGAAGCTAGCGAAATATAA
- a CDS encoding tetratricopeptide repeat protein, with amino-acid sequence MDINQRGIEAMQKGEFEEAATLFSEAIEQKPNNPISYINFGNLLSAVNEPEKALKFYEKAIEINEDSATAYYGAGNVYFNQENYDEAKNMYEQALKKGLDQGDLHFMLGMCLFNLGQNRLALPYFQRAVELNENDSDAKFQYGLCLAQLELIDEALVQFEEVIELDDQHADAFYNIGVAYAFKEKSEKAIEMLNKALEIQPDHMLAGHALKIMNGNMEK; translated from the coding sequence ATGGATATTAATCAACGTGGTATTGAAGCAATGCAAAAAGGAGAATTCGAGGAAGCAGCAACTCTTTTCTCGGAGGCAATTGAGCAAAAACCGAATAACCCAATTAGTTATATTAACTTTGGTAATCTTCTTTCTGCAGTAAATGAACCAGAAAAGGCATTGAAATTTTATGAAAAAGCAATTGAAATAAATGAAGATTCTGCAACAGCTTATTATGGAGCAGGAAATGTCTACTTCAATCAAGAAAACTATGATGAAGCAAAAAATATGTATGAACAAGCATTAAAGAAAGGTCTAGATCAAGGTGATTTACACTTTATGTTAGGAATGTGTTTATTTAACCTTGGTCAAAACCGTTTAGCTCTTCCTTATTTTCAACGAGCAGTAGAGTTAAATGAAAATGATAGTGATGCAAAATTCCAGTATGGTTTATGCTTGGCGCAGCTTGAATTAATTGATGAGGCACTAGTGCAATTTGAAGAAGTAATCGAACTGGACGACCAACATGCCGATGCTTTTTATAATATAGGAGTAGCATATGCCTTTAAAGAAAAAAGTGAAAAAGCAATTGAAATGCTGAATAAAGCATTAGAAATCCAGCCAGACCATATGTTGGCAGGACATGCATTAAAAATTATGAATGGAAATATGGAGAAATAA
- the mnmA gene encoding tRNA 2-thiouridine(34) synthase MnmA: MTKDPKDIRVVVGMSGGVDSSVAALRLKEQGYDVIGIFMKNWDDTDENGVCTATEDYNDVIEVCNQIGIPYYAVNFEKQYWDKVFTYFLDEYKAGRTPNPDVMCNKEIKFKAFLEHAMSLGADYLATGHYARVEYRDGEYKMLRGVDENKDQTYFLNQLGQEQLSKVMFPLGDIEKPLVREMAKKANLATATKKDSTGICFIGERNFKEFLSGYLPAQPGMMKTLDGEVKGKHDGLMYYTIGQRHGLGIGGSGEPWFAVGKDLKKNVLYVDQGFHNDLLYSDSITATNMSWVSDKQVTDLTCTAKFRYRQQDNEVTVKMIDEKTAKVTFKEPIRAVTPGQAVVFYDGDTCLGGGTIDEVFKNGEKLWYVG, from the coding sequence ATGACAAAAGATCCTAAAGATATAAGAGTAGTCGTAGGAATGTCGGGAGGAGTTGACTCATCTGTTGCTGCTCTACGTTTAAAAGAGCAAGGTTATGATGTTATCGGAATTTTTATGAAAAACTGGGATGACACAGATGAAAATGGTGTATGTACTGCAACAGAGGATTATAATGATGTGATTGAGGTTTGTAATCAAATTGGTATTCCGTATTATGCAGTGAATTTTGAAAAGCAGTATTGGGACAAGGTATTCACATATTTTCTGGATGAATATAAAGCAGGTAGAACGCCAAACCCTGATGTGATGTGTAATAAAGAAATTAAATTCAAGGCATTTTTAGAACATGCCATGTCACTTGGTGCCGATTATTTAGCAACAGGTCATTATGCAAGAGTGGAATATCGAGATGGCGAATATAAAATGCTGCGAGGCGTTGATGAAAATAAGGATCAAACCTATTTTTTAAACCAATTAGGGCAAGAGCAATTGTCTAAGGTCATGTTTCCATTAGGAGATATCGAAAAACCTCTTGTGCGTGAAATGGCAAAGAAAGCTAATCTTGCTACTGCAACGAAGAAAGATAGTACGGGAATTTGCTTTATCGGTGAAAGAAACTTTAAAGAGTTTTTAAGTGGATATCTTCCTGCACAGCCTGGTATGATGAAGACCCTTGACGGAGAAGTGAAGGGAAAACACGATGGACTGATGTATTATACAATTGGTCAAAGACATGGACTAGGAATTGGTGGAAGTGGTGAACCATGGTTTGCTGTAGGTAAAGATCTAAAGAAAAATGTGTTATATGTAGATCAAGGCTTCCACAATGACTTACTATATTCTGATAGCATAACTGCAACAAATATGAGCTGGGTTTCAGATAAACAAGTAACTGATTTAACATGTACAGCTAAATTCCGTTACCGTCAACAAGATAATGAAGTTACAGTCAAAATGATTGATGAAAAAACCGCTAAGGTAACATTTAAAGAACCGATTCGTGCTGTAACACCTGGACAAGCAGTTGTGTTTTATGATGGTGATACATGCTTAGGTGGCGGAACAATCGATGAAGTTTTCAAAAACGGTGAAAAATTATGGTATGTTGGGTAA
- a CDS encoding cysteine desulfurase family protein, translating to MKKVYLDHAATSPIHPDVADQMMKVMTDTFGNPSSIHSFGREARRILDESRRMLANSIGASPGELIFTSGGTEADNLAIIGTALANQEIGKHIITTEIEHHAVLHTCKYLEKMGYDITYLPVNESGLISVDDLKQHITDQTVLVSIMFGNNEVGSIQPVREIGKLLKEYPAYFHTDAVQAYGIEEINVQELGVDLLTASAHKINGPKGIGFLYAKAGIKLQPSLYGGEQELKRRAGTENVAGISGFSRAAEIATSNREGKREEFMKYKQEMISIFKEHDIQFEVNGELSGLPHVLNIYFPKTQIESLLVNLDLAGIAASSGSACTAGSVDPSHVLVSMFGKDSDRIISSVRFSFGLGVSLEDIRYAAYEISKIVKRVTA from the coding sequence ATGAAAAAAGTTTATTTAGATCATGCTGCAACTTCTCCTATTCACCCTGATGTTGCAGATCAAATGATGAAGGTGATGACTGATACGTTCGGTAATCCGTCTAGTATTCATTCTTTTGGAAGAGAAGCAAGGAGAATTCTTGATGAGTCAAGAAGAATGCTTGCAAATAGTATTGGTGCAAGTCCAGGAGAATTGATTTTTACAAGTGGTGGGACAGAAGCTGATAATTTAGCTATTATCGGAACAGCACTTGCCAATCAAGAAATCGGTAAACATATTATAACAACTGAAATAGAGCATCATGCAGTTCTACACACTTGTAAATACCTCGAGAAAATGGGTTACGATATTACTTACCTTCCTGTTAATGAAAGTGGATTAATTTCTGTAGATGACCTCAAGCAACACATAACAGACCAAACAGTGCTTGTTTCAATTATGTTTGGTAATAATGAAGTGGGTTCAATTCAGCCAGTACGTGAAATAGGAAAACTTCTAAAAGAATATCCTGCGTATTTTCACACAGATGCTGTTCAAGCTTATGGTATTGAAGAAATCAACGTCCAAGAGTTGGGGGTAGATTTGTTAACTGCATCTGCACATAAGATCAATGGACCTAAAGGTATTGGGTTCTTATATGCAAAGGCCGGAATTAAACTTCAGCCTTCATTATATGGTGGCGAGCAGGAGCTGAAACGACGGGCTGGTACTGAGAATGTTGCAGGAATTAGCGGATTCAGTCGTGCAGCAGAAATTGCTACATCCAATCGCGAAGGTAAGCGAGAAGAATTTATGAAATATAAGCAAGAAATGATCTCCATTTTTAAAGAACATGATATACAATTTGAAGTGAATGGTGAATTGAGTGGTTTACCTCACGTTCTAAATATTTACTTTCCAAAAACTCAAATTGAGTCTCTGTTAGTAAATCTGGATTTGGCAGGTATTGCTGCTTCAAGTGGTTCTGCTTGCACAGCTGGTTCTGTTGATCCATCTCATGTATTAGTATCTATGTTTGGAAAGGATTCGGATCGTATTATATCTTCTGTTCGCTTTAGTTTTGGTTTGGGCGTATCCTTAGAAGATATTAGATATGCTGCTTATGAAATATCAAAGATTGTAAAAAGAGTGACAGCTTAG
- the cymR gene encoding cysteine metabolism transcriptional regulator CymR, whose protein sequence is MKISTKGRYGLTIMIELARKHGEGPTSLKSIAQAHDLSEHYLEQLIAPLRNARLVKSIRGAYGGYILGDEPSNITSGDIIRVLEGPLSPVEVLEDEEPAKRQLWIRIRDAVKEVLDNTTLEDLASYTDGDQEPYMFYI, encoded by the coding sequence ATGAAAATATCAACAAAAGGACGATATGGATTAACAATTATGATTGAGCTTGCTAGAAAGCATGGTGAAGGCCCAACTTCATTAAAAAGCATTGCACAGGCTCATGATTTATCAGAGCACTATTTGGAACAATTAATTGCACCTTTAAGAAATGCACGTCTTGTAAAAAGTATTAGGGGGGCTTATGGTGGTTATATTTTAGGTGATGAGCCTTCAAATATTACATCTGGGGATATTATTCGGGTTCTTGAAGGGCCTTTAAGTCCTGTTGAAGTATTAGAGGATGAAGAACCTGCAAAAAGACAGCTTTGGATTCGAATCCGTGACGCTGTAAAAGAAGTGTTAGATAATACAACGCTTGAAGATTTGGCTAGCTATACAGACGGAGATCAAGAGCCGTATATGTTTTATATTTAG
- a CDS encoding YczE/YyaS/YitT family protein, translating to MKSYKRNTLELLLKWSIFFIGLFIMSFGIVLTIKADLGVSAWDVLHIGLYKQFGLSIGSWTIMIGGLVLFSASLLTRKLPQVGAFINMFTIGIFIDLFLYIPVLKTPEFFLGKMMMLLMGIIILCYGMGLYISAKCGAGPRDSLMIALVEKTGKSITFIRAWIEVIVLFIGWLLGGPVFIGTVIATISLGYVAGVMIPFCQNTTNLLFVKLLNKNQFQTSLLDRGM from the coding sequence TTGAAATCTTATAAAAGAAATACTCTCGAACTTCTGTTAAAATGGTCGATCTTCTTTATAGGATTGTTTATTATGTCGTTTGGAATTGTTTTAACAATTAAAGCTGATTTAGGTGTTTCAGCTTGGGATGTTTTACACATCGGACTTTATAAACAGTTTGGGTTATCAATAGGTTCATGGACAATTATGATTGGTGGTCTCGTTTTATTTTCTGCTTCATTATTAACGCGAAAGCTTCCGCAGGTAGGGGCTTTTATCAATATGTTTACAATTGGAATATTTATTGACTTGTTTTTATACATCCCTGTTCTAAAAACTCCTGAATTCTTTTTAGGCAAAATGATGATGTTGTTAATGGGAATTATCATACTATGCTATGGAATGGGTTTATATATATCTGCTAAATGTGGTGCAGGTCCAAGAGATAGCTTAATGATAGCTCTGGTTGAAAAAACGGGAAAATCTATTACATTTATTAGAGCATGGATTGAGGTAATTGTTCTTTTTATTGGATGGCTCTTAGGAGGTCCTGTTTTCATTGGAACTGTGATTGCGACAATCTCACTGGGGTATGTAGCAGGAGTTATGATTCCTTTTTGTCAGAATACAACTAATTTATTATTTGTGAAATTACTTAATAAGAACCAATTTCAAACAAGTTTACTAGACCGTGGTATGTAG
- a CDS encoding replication-associated recombination protein A translates to MNGEPLAFRMRPKSIDEVVGQKDIIGEKTSLYKMIKNGYVPSMLLYGEPGVGKTSIAFAIAGTTSIPFIALNATTAGKKDVEAVVEETRLTGKVILFLDEIHRFNKAQQDYLLPHVERGDIILIGATTENPFHDVNPAIRSRCGQIKQLTRLTVDDIGLLLQRALKDEKNGLGMMSIQISEEQVKKIAYGANGDARKSLTLLESIVYSSAKEGDTYIVEDSIINDLTGNTGVYGDKKGTHFYNLLSSLQKSIRGSDVDAALYYLAHLLETGDLIAVNRRLVVIAYEDIGLANTAVGNNVLSAVIASERLGLPEARIPLSVAVVEMCLSSKSNSAYKALDMAIADVRTGKVGEIPMHLRDGHYAGSKVLGHVGYKYPHDYPIGTFGGWVQQEYLPSNLKGTKYYQPMEAGEEKRLSAIYYKLEQFKKNNQ, encoded by the coding sequence GTGAATGGAGAGCCACTTGCTTTTCGAATGAGACCGAAATCAATTGATGAGGTTGTAGGACAAAAAGATATCATTGGTGAAAAAACAAGTTTATATAAAATGATCAAAAACGGATATGTTCCATCCATGTTATTGTATGGAGAGCCAGGGGTTGGAAAAACGTCAATAGCTTTTGCCATTGCAGGTACGACTAGCATACCTTTTATAGCATTAAACGCGACAACAGCAGGAAAGAAAGATGTAGAAGCTGTTGTAGAAGAGACCCGTTTAACAGGAAAGGTTATCTTGTTTTTAGATGAAATTCATCGTTTTAATAAAGCTCAACAAGATTATTTACTTCCTCATGTAGAACGAGGTGACATTATTTTAATTGGTGCAACAACGGAAAACCCATTTCATGATGTAAATCCAGCGATACGAAGCCGATGCGGACAAATTAAGCAATTAACAAGATTAACTGTTGATGATATTGGATTGCTTCTTCAACGGGCGTTAAAAGATGAAAAAAATGGGTTAGGGATGATGAGTATCCAAATATCCGAGGAGCAGGTAAAAAAAATTGCTTATGGTGCTAATGGGGATGCAAGAAAATCTTTAACCTTATTAGAATCAATTGTTTACTCGTCCGCTAAAGAAGGGGATACCTATATAGTAGAGGATTCTATTATTAATGATCTGACAGGTAACACAGGTGTTTATGGTGATAAAAAGGGAACTCACTTTTATAATCTTCTTTCAAGCCTACAAAAAAGCATTCGTGGTAGCGATGTAGATGCAGCTTTATACTATTTGGCTCATTTACTTGAGACAGGGGATCTAATAGCCGTAAATAGAAGGCTAGTGGTGATTGCCTATGAAGATATAGGGTTGGCAAATACAGCTGTCGGAAACAATGTTTTGTCTGCTGTCATTGCAAGTGAGCGGTTAGGTCTTCCCGAGGCACGTATACCTTTATCTGTTGCGGTTGTTGAGATGTGTTTATCTTCTAAATCGAATTCTGCGTATAAAGCTTTGGATATGGCTATCGCAGATGTTCGAACAGGTAAAGTAGGGGAAATCCCGATGCATTTAAGAGATGGCCATTATGCTGGCTCAAAAGTGTTAGGACATGTTGGATATAAATACCCACATGATTACCCAATTGGAACGTTCGGCGGATGGGTGCAGCAAGAATACCTTCCAAGTAACTTAAAAGGAACTAAATATTACCAACCAATGGAAGCTGGTGAGGAAAAGAGATTATCAGCCATCTACTACAAGCTTGAGCAGTTTAAGAAGAATAATCAATAA
- a CDS encoding Myb-like DNA-binding domain-containing protein, producing MKNRHDAWTHEEDMLLAKTVVKHIKDGSTQTAAFNEISDKINRTPAACSYRWNAEVRKEYAHDIELAKKKYKENKRKLNQHNNKTSSNKPNEDPNLLVRAKRVQTQSEFININDCIIYLNQLNNMPESYSSLKEENNHLQKEKQALYKKNQELVDRYEKLIERKHKLEEEYKVLMVLIQHAQNTSEEDLKMEYYH from the coding sequence GTGAAAAATAGACATGATGCGTGGACCCACGAAGAAGATATGCTTCTAGCAAAAACGGTAGTAAAACATATAAAGGATGGTAGTACTCAAACTGCCGCGTTTAATGAGATCTCGGATAAAATAAACCGGACACCTGCGGCATGCAGCTATCGTTGGAATGCAGAGGTTCGAAAAGAATATGCGCATGACATTGAATTAGCAAAAAAGAAATATAAGGAAAATAAACGCAAATTAAATCAACATAACAATAAAACTTCAAGCAATAAGCCCAATGAAGACCCTAACTTATTGGTGAGAGCAAAAAGGGTACAAACTCAAAGTGAGTTTATTAATATTAATGACTGTATTATCTATCTAAATCAATTAAATAACATGCCTGAAAGCTATTCTTCACTGAAAGAAGAAAATAACCATTTACAAAAAGAAAAACAAGCGTTATATAAAAAAAATCAAGAGCTAGTGGACAGATATGAAAAACTAATAGAGCGGAAACATAAATTAGAAGAAGAATATAAAGTGCTGATGGTTTTAATTCAACATGCACAAAATACATCGGAAGAAGATCTAAAAATGGAATACTATCATTAA